Proteins encoded together in one Prunus dulcis chromosome 3, ALMONDv2, whole genome shotgun sequence window:
- the LOC117621461 gene encoding sister chromatid cohesion protein SCC2 isoform X1, which yields MSYPVTSSSSSGSAHWGISLSNTVHSEVAPCLPLPSLPVFCGASDQDLRLFDEPSRNSAWLNHPDAALSSRIADLLRETDVSYLNLREDSSLVPYGYIEPLKLHDEVLQFNPEAFEYNSPGPIKGQVPGSSTVPDKKPFKPSVPITRLAQRDYGATNNNQLNDIPPNDVSTPSSRKPKAKKKDTDVVMSSVGPDQTAIQDAIIGRFCELVEDFCGRAELFSDDREEAEWLSIPLSDLRVLANEIMSLRAKRLLHLVPVDSFVRLLRILDHQIHRAEGLSISECEQSNSDVVSSINCALESIHAALAVMAHNQMPKQLYKEEIIERILEFSRHQIMDVMCAYDPSYRALHRPSQNGSLEVEEDEDPDAEIGSASKKRRSIKTVKVHKSSFNRVSAAVNNILQKMCTILGLLKDLLLIERLSDGCILQLVKTSFTTFMVDNIQLLQLKAMGLISGIFYSYTQHRTYVIDELIQLLWKLPFSKRALRAYHLPDEEQRQIQMITALLIQLVHYSANLPEPLRQESSGNSILELSLDADYPTKGHEAATEACCHFWTRVLQRFASAKAQEASELKVMMENLVTDLLTTLNLPEYPASAPILEVLCVLLLQNAGLKSKDIGARTMAIDLLGTIAARLKRDSALCIKDKFWILQELVSVDGNDQTDPKNACSVCLDGRVEKNFFVCQGCQRMFHADCMGVREYEVPNRSWHCQICLCRKQLLVLQSYCNSQCKDDGTKDRNRSGRNTEVAFSITKLEVVQQMLLNYLQDAASADDGHLFVRWFYLLLWYKDDPKSQQKFMYYLARLKSKEIVRDSGTVFSLLTRDSVKKITLALGQKNSFSRGFDKILHLLLASLMENSPVIRAKALRAVSIIVEADPQVLGDKRVQSAVEGRFCDSAISVREAALELVGRHIASHPDVGLKYFEKVAERIKDTGVSVRKRSIKIIRDMCVSNANFSEFTKACIAIISRIGDDESSIQDIVCKTFYEFWFEEPTGSQTQFFGDGSSVPLEVAKKTEQIVEMLRRMPSHQLLVTVIKRNLALDFFPQSAKAIGINPVSLASVRKRCELMCKCLLERILQVEEMNIQEGERRTLPYVLALHAFCVVDPTLCAPASDPSQFVVTLQPYLKSQADSRVIAQLVESIIFIIDAVLPFVRKLPQSVVEELEQDLKNMILRHSFLTVVHACIKCLCAVSKVAGKGAAIVENLIQLFFKRLDAQAVDNKQQVGRSLFCLGLLIRYGNCLASNSDKTSDVVSSLSLFKKYLLVEDFVIKVRSLQALGFVLIARPEYMLEKDIGKILEATFSSSSDVRLKMQALQNMYEYLLDAESQMGTDAASNNVIQYSVEGGNAVSVAAGAGDTNICGGIVQLYWDNMLARCLDLNEQVRQSALKIVEVVLRQGLVHPITCVPYLIALETDPLESNSKLAHHLLMNMNEKYPAFFESRLGDGLQMSFTFIQSVTTSSERENTKVPTKASGNAKGKCDSISLAQARVGVSRIYKLIRANRASRNKFMSSIVRKFDNTSWTTSVVPFLMYCTEILALLPFTTPDEPLYLVFSINRVIQVRAGALEAKLKALTLHLLQRGAPHGNGIIEEDPTAQPFQRGTTLVDLNGTIQQEPVFQPVTNYMPTMQWNGVIQHEPADQSVSNQATPFGANMYSTGSGSSHGFSKDDEQKIQADCLAAIALQLLLKLKRHLKIVYSLNDARCQAFSPADPLKPGDVLSRQNIPFDLSETHTTLPTTHQELVQRYQEFKNALREDTVDYSTYTANIKRKRPAPRKGRKSVGGDDDGDDDDEDWTGGPRRLSNSGRRGNYSRSRQRL from the exons GTCCTATTAAGGGGCAAGTGCCTGGCAGTAGTACAGTACCTGACAAGAAGCCCTTCAAGCCCAGTGTACCTATAACCAGACTTGCCCAAAGAGACTATGGTGCAACTAACAATAATCAGCTCAATGATATTCCTCCTAAT GACGTATCTACACCATCTTCTAGGAAACCAAAAGCCAAGAAAAAAGATACTGATGTCGTTATGTCATCAGTCGGACCAGATCAGACTGCAATTCAAG ACGCCATCATTGGACGCTTTTGTGAGTTGGTGGAGGATTTCTGCGGTAGAGCTGAACTTTTCAGTGATGATCGGGAAGAAGCTGAGTGGTTATCTATTCCTCTTTCTGATCTTAGAGTGCTTGCAAATGAAATAATGTCTCTTCGAGCAAAGAGGCTTCTACATTTGGTCCCTGTAGATTCTTTTGTTAGATTGTTAAGGATTTTAGATCATCAGATACATCGAGCTGAAGGCTTGTCTATAAGTGAATGTGAGCAG TCAAATTCAGATGTGGTTTCATCAATAAATTGTGCACTAGAGTCCATTCATGCAGCTTTAGCAGTAATGGCTCATAACCAGATGCCAAAACAACTATATAAAGAAGAG ATCATTGAAAGAATTCTGGAGTTTTCTAGGCATCAGATAATGGATGTTATGTGTGCTTATGATCCATCATATCGTGCTTTGCATAGGCCAAGTCAAAATGGGTCCCTTGAAG ttgaggaagatgaagacccTGATGCTGAAATTGGTTCAGCAAGCAAGAAACGACGCAGCATCAAGACCGTTAAAGTGCATAAATCGTCATTTAACAG GGTCTCTGCTGCTGTGAATAATATTCTTCAGAAAATGTGCACCATTCTTGGTTTACTCAAGGATTTGTTGTTAATAGAAAGGTTGTCAGATGGTTGCATCTTACAGCTAGTGAAAACAAGCTTTACAACATTCATGGTGGATAATATCCAGCTCTTGCAACTGAAGGCAATGGGTTTAATCAGTGGG ATATTCTATTCATACACTCAGCATCGGACTTATGTGATAGATGAATTAATTCAGCTGCTTTGGAAGTTACCGTTCTCGAAGCGAGCTTTGAGAGCCTATCACCTACCTGATGAAGAGCAAAGGCAGATTCAAATGATCACTGCTTTGCTGATTCAGTTGGTTCACTATAGTGCAAACCTTCCTGAACCGTTAAGGCAGGAATCAAGTGGTAATTCCATCTTAGAACTTTCTCTCGATGCTGATTATCCAACTAAAGGCCATGAGGCAGCAACAGAGGCGTGTTGCCACTTTTGGACTCGTGTACTTCAGCGTTTTGCTAGTGCGAAGGCTCAGGAAGCTTCAGAGTTGAAAGTAATGATGGAGAATCTTGTTACTGATCTGCTGACAACGTTGAATTTACCTGAATATCCTGCTTCAGCTCCTATTCTGGAG GTTCTTTGTGTCTTGTTACTCCAGAATGCCGGGCTGAAATCTAAAGACATAGGTGCACGTACCATGGCGATTGACCTTCTTGGCACAATTGCTGCGAGGTTGAAGCGTGATTCTGCCCTTTGCATTAAGGACAAATTTTGGATACTACAGGAGTTGGTTAGTGTGGATGGGAATGATCAGACTGATCCAAAAAATGCATGCTCAGTTTGTTTAGATGGTagggttgaaaaaaatttctttgtatGTCAAGGTTGTCAGAGAATGTTTCATGCTGATTGCATGGGAGTAAGAGAATATGAAGTTCCAAATCGAAGTTGGCACTGTCAGATATGCCTCTGCAGGAAGCAACTTCTTGTTTTACAATCTTACTGTAATTCACAATGCAAAGATGATGGGACAAAAGATCGTAATCGTTCAGGAAGAAACACTGAAGTTGCTTTTTCTATTACAAAACTTGAGGTTGTCCAGCAGATGCTTTTGAATTACCTTCAAGATGCCGCATCAGCTGATGATGGGCATCTCTTTGTTCGCTG GTTTTATCTCTTGTTGTGGTACAAGGATGATCCAAAATCACAGCAGAAGTTCATGTACTATCTTGCTAGACtgaaatcaaaagaaatagtGCGGGATTCTGGGACTGTTTTTTCATTATTGACAAGGGATTCAGTCAAGAAGATTACTTTAGCATTGGGACAAAAAAACTCTTTTTCCAGAGGGTTTGATAAGATTCTTCATTTGCTTCTG GCAAGTTTAATGGAGAATTCACCTGTAATTAGGGCCAAGGCTTTACGAGCG GTCAGTATAATTGTAGAAGCTGATCCGCAGGTGCTAGGAGACAAACGCGTTCAATCGGCTGTTGAAGGAAGGTTTTGTGATTCCGCAATTTCTGTCAGAGAAGCAGCACTGGAACTTGTAGGGAGGCATATTGCTTCTCATCCTGATGTTGGTTTGAAG TATTTTGAGAAGGTTGCTGAGAGAATCAAAGATACTGGAGTAAGTGTTAGAAAACGATCTATCAAAATCATACGAGATATGTGCGTTTCAAATGCAAACTTCTCCGAATTTACAAAAGCTTGCATTGCTATCATCTCCCGTATTGGTGATGATGAATCAAGTATACAG GATATTGTTTGCAAGACATTTTATGAGTTCTGGTTTGAGGAACCTACTGGTTCACAAACTCAGTTCTTTGGAGATGGTAGCTCTGTTCCATTGGAGGTGGCTAAAAAAACTGAACAGATTGTTGAGATGTTGAGGAGGATGCCAAGTCATCAACTTCTTGTGACTGTCATTAAACGCAACTTAGCCCTTGATTTTTTTCCCCAATCAGCTAAAGCTATTGGGATAAACCCTGTCTCACTTGCATCTGTACGCAAGCGCTGTGAGTTAATGTGCAAGTGCTTACTGGAAAGGATATTGCAG GTAGAGGAAATGAATATCCAGGAAGGAGAGAGGCGGACCCTTCCATATGTGCTAGCTTTGCATGCATTCTGTGTTGTGGATCCAACACTTTGTGCACCAGCTTCTGACCCTTCCCAGTTTGTGGTTACTCTTCAGCCTTATCTAAAGAGTCAG GCTGATAGTCGAGTGATTGCACAGTTAGTGGAGAGCATAATCTTTATAATTGATGCTGTTCTGCCTTTTGTTCGAAAGTTACCACAAAGTGTTGTTGAAGAACTTGAACAAGACTTAAAGAACATGATTCTTCGGCATTCCTTCTTGACAGTTGTTCATGCTTGCATCAA GTGCCTCTGTGCTGTGAGTAAAGTGGCAGGAAAAGGTGCTGCTATAGTGGAGAATCTTATTCAGCTGTTCTTCAAACGTTTGGATGCTCAGGCAGTAGATAACAAGCAG CAAGTGGGGCGGTCTCTTTTCTGTCTTGGATTGCTCATCCGTTATGGCAACTGTTTGGCAAGTAACTCTGACAAAACAAGTGATGTTGTAAGCAGTCTCAGCTTGTTTAAAAAATATCTTCTAGTGGAGGATTTTGTCATAAAGGTTCGGTCATTACAG GCATTGGGCTTTGTTCTAATAGCTCGGCCTGAATATATGTTGGAAAAAGATATCGGGAAAATATTAGAGGCAACATTCTCTTCTAGCTCTGATGTTCGTCTTAAG ATGCAAGCGTTGCAAAACATGTACGAATATCTCCTTGATGCCGAAAGTCAAATGGGAACAGATGCAGCCAGTAATAATGTGATTCAATATTCTGTGGAAGGTGGCAATGCTGTATCTGTTGCTGCAGGTGCTGGGGATACTAATATCTGTGGTGGTATAGTTCAGTTGTATTGGGATAATATGTTAGCGAGATGTTTGGACCTTAATGAACAAGTTCGCCAATCTGCACTTAAG ATTGTTGAAGTTGTGCTGCGCCAAGGCCTTGTGCATCCTATTACTTGTGTTCCATACCTTATTGCACTCGAAACAGATCCTCTGGAGAGCAATTCAAAATTAGCACATCATTTGCTGATGAATATGAATGAAAA GTACCCTGCATTTTTTGAAAGCCGCCTGGGGGATGGCCTTCAAATGTCGTTTACTTTCATACAGTCCGTTACTACCAGTTCTGAACGGGAGAACACAAAAGTTCCAACAAAGGCTTCGGGAAATGCAAAGGGAAAATGTGATAGTATTTCTCTTGCTCAAGCAAGAGTGGGGGTTTCTCGAATCTATAAGCTTATTCGTGCTAACCGGGCTTCGAGGAACAAATTTATGTCTTCGATTGTTCGCAAATTTGATAATACTAGCTGGACAACTTCAGTCGTCCCGTTCCTAAT GTACTGCACAGAAATACTTGCCTTGCTACCGTTCACAACACCTGACGAGCCGCTTTATTTGGTCTTTTCTATAAATAGAGTAATACAAGTTAGGGCTGGAGCGCTTGAAGCAAAACTGAAAGCTCTAACCTTGCATCTGTTACAAAGAGGTGCGCCTCATGGGAATGGCATAATTGAAGAGGACCCAACTGCTCAGCCTTTTCAAAGAGGGACGACATTAGTGGATTtgaatgggacaattcaacaAGAACCAGTGTTTCAACCTGTTACAAATTATATGCCAACAATGCAGTGGAATGGGGTAATACAACACGAGCCAGCTGATCAGTCTGTCTCAAATCAAGCTACCCCTTTTGGGGCAAACATGTACAGTACGGGATCCGGCAGTTCCCATGGCTTCTCAAAAGATGATGAACAGAAGATCCAG GCAGACTGCCTAGCAGCTATTGCGTTGCAGCTTCTTTTGAAACTAAAGAGACACCTAAAGATTGTGTATAGCCTGAATGATGCAAGGTGCCAG GCCTTTTCTCCAGCTGATCCCCTTAAACCGGGAGATGTTCTCTCCAGGCAGAACATTCCTTTTGACCTCAGTGAAACACATACCACCTTGCCTACAACGCATCAAGAATTGGTACAAAGATATCAG GAATTCAAGAATGCGTTGAGGGAAGATACTGTTGATTACTCTACTTACACAGCCAACATCAAGAGAAAACGTCCGGCCCCAAGAAAAGGACGGAAATCTGTAGGTGGAGATGATGacggtgatgatgatgatgaagattgGACAGGTGGGCCTCGGAGGCTGAGTAATAGTGGGAGGAGAGGTAACTACAGTAGAAGTCGACAGCGGTTATAG
- the LOC117621461 gene encoding sister chromatid cohesion protein SCC2 isoform X2 yields MSSVGPDQTAIQDAIIGRFCELVEDFCGRAELFSDDREEAEWLSIPLSDLRVLANEIMSLRAKRLLHLVPVDSFVRLLRILDHQIHRAEGLSISECEQSNSDVVSSINCALESIHAALAVMAHNQMPKQLYKEEIIERILEFSRHQIMDVMCAYDPSYRALHRPSQNGSLEVEEDEDPDAEIGSASKKRRSIKTVKVHKSSFNRVSAAVNNILQKMCTILGLLKDLLLIERLSDGCILQLVKTSFTTFMVDNIQLLQLKAMGLISGIFYSYTQHRTYVIDELIQLLWKLPFSKRALRAYHLPDEEQRQIQMITALLIQLVHYSANLPEPLRQESSGNSILELSLDADYPTKGHEAATEACCHFWTRVLQRFASAKAQEASELKVMMENLVTDLLTTLNLPEYPASAPILEVLCVLLLQNAGLKSKDIGARTMAIDLLGTIAARLKRDSALCIKDKFWILQELVSVDGNDQTDPKNACSVCLDGRVEKNFFVCQGCQRMFHADCMGVREYEVPNRSWHCQICLCRKQLLVLQSYCNSQCKDDGTKDRNRSGRNTEVAFSITKLEVVQQMLLNYLQDAASADDGHLFVRWFYLLLWYKDDPKSQQKFMYYLARLKSKEIVRDSGTVFSLLTRDSVKKITLALGQKNSFSRGFDKILHLLLASLMENSPVIRAKALRAVSIIVEADPQVLGDKRVQSAVEGRFCDSAISVREAALELVGRHIASHPDVGLKYFEKVAERIKDTGVSVRKRSIKIIRDMCVSNANFSEFTKACIAIISRIGDDESSIQDIVCKTFYEFWFEEPTGSQTQFFGDGSSVPLEVAKKTEQIVEMLRRMPSHQLLVTVIKRNLALDFFPQSAKAIGINPVSLASVRKRCELMCKCLLERILQVEEMNIQEGERRTLPYVLALHAFCVVDPTLCAPASDPSQFVVTLQPYLKSQADSRVIAQLVESIIFIIDAVLPFVRKLPQSVVEELEQDLKNMILRHSFLTVVHACIKCLCAVSKVAGKGAAIVENLIQLFFKRLDAQAVDNKQQVGRSLFCLGLLIRYGNCLASNSDKTSDVVSSLSLFKKYLLVEDFVIKVRSLQALGFVLIARPEYMLEKDIGKILEATFSSSSDVRLKMQALQNMYEYLLDAESQMGTDAASNNVIQYSVEGGNAVSVAAGAGDTNICGGIVQLYWDNMLARCLDLNEQVRQSALKIVEVVLRQGLVHPITCVPYLIALETDPLESNSKLAHHLLMNMNEKYPAFFESRLGDGLQMSFTFIQSVTTSSERENTKVPTKASGNAKGKCDSISLAQARVGVSRIYKLIRANRASRNKFMSSIVRKFDNTSWTTSVVPFLMYCTEILALLPFTTPDEPLYLVFSINRVIQVRAGALEAKLKALTLHLLQRGAPHGNGIIEEDPTAQPFQRGTTLVDLNGTIQQEPVFQPVTNYMPTMQWNGVIQHEPADQSVSNQATPFGANMYSTGSGSSHGFSKDDEQKIQADCLAAIALQLLLKLKRHLKIVYSLNDARCQAFSPADPLKPGDVLSRQNIPFDLSETHTTLPTTHQELVQRYQEFKNALREDTVDYSTYTANIKRKRPAPRKGRKSVGGDDDGDDDDEDWTGGPRRLSNSGRRGNYSRSRQRL; encoded by the exons ATGTCATCAGTCGGACCAGATCAGACTGCAATTCAAG ACGCCATCATTGGACGCTTTTGTGAGTTGGTGGAGGATTTCTGCGGTAGAGCTGAACTTTTCAGTGATGATCGGGAAGAAGCTGAGTGGTTATCTATTCCTCTTTCTGATCTTAGAGTGCTTGCAAATGAAATAATGTCTCTTCGAGCAAAGAGGCTTCTACATTTGGTCCCTGTAGATTCTTTTGTTAGATTGTTAAGGATTTTAGATCATCAGATACATCGAGCTGAAGGCTTGTCTATAAGTGAATGTGAGCAG TCAAATTCAGATGTGGTTTCATCAATAAATTGTGCACTAGAGTCCATTCATGCAGCTTTAGCAGTAATGGCTCATAACCAGATGCCAAAACAACTATATAAAGAAGAG ATCATTGAAAGAATTCTGGAGTTTTCTAGGCATCAGATAATGGATGTTATGTGTGCTTATGATCCATCATATCGTGCTTTGCATAGGCCAAGTCAAAATGGGTCCCTTGAAG ttgaggaagatgaagacccTGATGCTGAAATTGGTTCAGCAAGCAAGAAACGACGCAGCATCAAGACCGTTAAAGTGCATAAATCGTCATTTAACAG GGTCTCTGCTGCTGTGAATAATATTCTTCAGAAAATGTGCACCATTCTTGGTTTACTCAAGGATTTGTTGTTAATAGAAAGGTTGTCAGATGGTTGCATCTTACAGCTAGTGAAAACAAGCTTTACAACATTCATGGTGGATAATATCCAGCTCTTGCAACTGAAGGCAATGGGTTTAATCAGTGGG ATATTCTATTCATACACTCAGCATCGGACTTATGTGATAGATGAATTAATTCAGCTGCTTTGGAAGTTACCGTTCTCGAAGCGAGCTTTGAGAGCCTATCACCTACCTGATGAAGAGCAAAGGCAGATTCAAATGATCACTGCTTTGCTGATTCAGTTGGTTCACTATAGTGCAAACCTTCCTGAACCGTTAAGGCAGGAATCAAGTGGTAATTCCATCTTAGAACTTTCTCTCGATGCTGATTATCCAACTAAAGGCCATGAGGCAGCAACAGAGGCGTGTTGCCACTTTTGGACTCGTGTACTTCAGCGTTTTGCTAGTGCGAAGGCTCAGGAAGCTTCAGAGTTGAAAGTAATGATGGAGAATCTTGTTACTGATCTGCTGACAACGTTGAATTTACCTGAATATCCTGCTTCAGCTCCTATTCTGGAG GTTCTTTGTGTCTTGTTACTCCAGAATGCCGGGCTGAAATCTAAAGACATAGGTGCACGTACCATGGCGATTGACCTTCTTGGCACAATTGCTGCGAGGTTGAAGCGTGATTCTGCCCTTTGCATTAAGGACAAATTTTGGATACTACAGGAGTTGGTTAGTGTGGATGGGAATGATCAGACTGATCCAAAAAATGCATGCTCAGTTTGTTTAGATGGTagggttgaaaaaaatttctttgtatGTCAAGGTTGTCAGAGAATGTTTCATGCTGATTGCATGGGAGTAAGAGAATATGAAGTTCCAAATCGAAGTTGGCACTGTCAGATATGCCTCTGCAGGAAGCAACTTCTTGTTTTACAATCTTACTGTAATTCACAATGCAAAGATGATGGGACAAAAGATCGTAATCGTTCAGGAAGAAACACTGAAGTTGCTTTTTCTATTACAAAACTTGAGGTTGTCCAGCAGATGCTTTTGAATTACCTTCAAGATGCCGCATCAGCTGATGATGGGCATCTCTTTGTTCGCTG GTTTTATCTCTTGTTGTGGTACAAGGATGATCCAAAATCACAGCAGAAGTTCATGTACTATCTTGCTAGACtgaaatcaaaagaaatagtGCGGGATTCTGGGACTGTTTTTTCATTATTGACAAGGGATTCAGTCAAGAAGATTACTTTAGCATTGGGACAAAAAAACTCTTTTTCCAGAGGGTTTGATAAGATTCTTCATTTGCTTCTG GCAAGTTTAATGGAGAATTCACCTGTAATTAGGGCCAAGGCTTTACGAGCG GTCAGTATAATTGTAGAAGCTGATCCGCAGGTGCTAGGAGACAAACGCGTTCAATCGGCTGTTGAAGGAAGGTTTTGTGATTCCGCAATTTCTGTCAGAGAAGCAGCACTGGAACTTGTAGGGAGGCATATTGCTTCTCATCCTGATGTTGGTTTGAAG TATTTTGAGAAGGTTGCTGAGAGAATCAAAGATACTGGAGTAAGTGTTAGAAAACGATCTATCAAAATCATACGAGATATGTGCGTTTCAAATGCAAACTTCTCCGAATTTACAAAAGCTTGCATTGCTATCATCTCCCGTATTGGTGATGATGAATCAAGTATACAG GATATTGTTTGCAAGACATTTTATGAGTTCTGGTTTGAGGAACCTACTGGTTCACAAACTCAGTTCTTTGGAGATGGTAGCTCTGTTCCATTGGAGGTGGCTAAAAAAACTGAACAGATTGTTGAGATGTTGAGGAGGATGCCAAGTCATCAACTTCTTGTGACTGTCATTAAACGCAACTTAGCCCTTGATTTTTTTCCCCAATCAGCTAAAGCTATTGGGATAAACCCTGTCTCACTTGCATCTGTACGCAAGCGCTGTGAGTTAATGTGCAAGTGCTTACTGGAAAGGATATTGCAG GTAGAGGAAATGAATATCCAGGAAGGAGAGAGGCGGACCCTTCCATATGTGCTAGCTTTGCATGCATTCTGTGTTGTGGATCCAACACTTTGTGCACCAGCTTCTGACCCTTCCCAGTTTGTGGTTACTCTTCAGCCTTATCTAAAGAGTCAG GCTGATAGTCGAGTGATTGCACAGTTAGTGGAGAGCATAATCTTTATAATTGATGCTGTTCTGCCTTTTGTTCGAAAGTTACCACAAAGTGTTGTTGAAGAACTTGAACAAGACTTAAAGAACATGATTCTTCGGCATTCCTTCTTGACAGTTGTTCATGCTTGCATCAA GTGCCTCTGTGCTGTGAGTAAAGTGGCAGGAAAAGGTGCTGCTATAGTGGAGAATCTTATTCAGCTGTTCTTCAAACGTTTGGATGCTCAGGCAGTAGATAACAAGCAG CAAGTGGGGCGGTCTCTTTTCTGTCTTGGATTGCTCATCCGTTATGGCAACTGTTTGGCAAGTAACTCTGACAAAACAAGTGATGTTGTAAGCAGTCTCAGCTTGTTTAAAAAATATCTTCTAGTGGAGGATTTTGTCATAAAGGTTCGGTCATTACAG GCATTGGGCTTTGTTCTAATAGCTCGGCCTGAATATATGTTGGAAAAAGATATCGGGAAAATATTAGAGGCAACATTCTCTTCTAGCTCTGATGTTCGTCTTAAG ATGCAAGCGTTGCAAAACATGTACGAATATCTCCTTGATGCCGAAAGTCAAATGGGAACAGATGCAGCCAGTAATAATGTGATTCAATATTCTGTGGAAGGTGGCAATGCTGTATCTGTTGCTGCAGGTGCTGGGGATACTAATATCTGTGGTGGTATAGTTCAGTTGTATTGGGATAATATGTTAGCGAGATGTTTGGACCTTAATGAACAAGTTCGCCAATCTGCACTTAAG ATTGTTGAAGTTGTGCTGCGCCAAGGCCTTGTGCATCCTATTACTTGTGTTCCATACCTTATTGCACTCGAAACAGATCCTCTGGAGAGCAATTCAAAATTAGCACATCATTTGCTGATGAATATGAATGAAAA GTACCCTGCATTTTTTGAAAGCCGCCTGGGGGATGGCCTTCAAATGTCGTTTACTTTCATACAGTCCGTTACTACCAGTTCTGAACGGGAGAACACAAAAGTTCCAACAAAGGCTTCGGGAAATGCAAAGGGAAAATGTGATAGTATTTCTCTTGCTCAAGCAAGAGTGGGGGTTTCTCGAATCTATAAGCTTATTCGTGCTAACCGGGCTTCGAGGAACAAATTTATGTCTTCGATTGTTCGCAAATTTGATAATACTAGCTGGACAACTTCAGTCGTCCCGTTCCTAAT GTACTGCACAGAAATACTTGCCTTGCTACCGTTCACAACACCTGACGAGCCGCTTTATTTGGTCTTTTCTATAAATAGAGTAATACAAGTTAGGGCTGGAGCGCTTGAAGCAAAACTGAAAGCTCTAACCTTGCATCTGTTACAAAGAGGTGCGCCTCATGGGAATGGCATAATTGAAGAGGACCCAACTGCTCAGCCTTTTCAAAGAGGGACGACATTAGTGGATTtgaatgggacaattcaacaAGAACCAGTGTTTCAACCTGTTACAAATTATATGCCAACAATGCAGTGGAATGGGGTAATACAACACGAGCCAGCTGATCAGTCTGTCTCAAATCAAGCTACCCCTTTTGGGGCAAACATGTACAGTACGGGATCCGGCAGTTCCCATGGCTTCTCAAAAGATGATGAACAGAAGATCCAG GCAGACTGCCTAGCAGCTATTGCGTTGCAGCTTCTTTTGAAACTAAAGAGACACCTAAAGATTGTGTATAGCCTGAATGATGCAAGGTGCCAG GCCTTTTCTCCAGCTGATCCCCTTAAACCGGGAGATGTTCTCTCCAGGCAGAACATTCCTTTTGACCTCAGTGAAACACATACCACCTTGCCTACAACGCATCAAGAATTGGTACAAAGATATCAG GAATTCAAGAATGCGTTGAGGGAAGATACTGTTGATTACTCTACTTACACAGCCAACATCAAGAGAAAACGTCCGGCCCCAAGAAAAGGACGGAAATCTGTAGGTGGAGATGATGacggtgatgatgatgatgaagattgGACAGGTGGGCCTCGGAGGCTGAGTAATAGTGGGAGGAGAGGTAACTACAGTAGAAGTCGACAGCGGTTATAG
- the LOC117620726 gene encoding biotin carboxyl carrier protein of acetyl-CoA carboxylase 2, chloroplastic has protein sequence MASFTVPCPKACSTPMARLGSTAQTSQPQQHLLSFHNYLNRCPIPSLQISGLQSPIRKQSAAWKVQAQLSEVTEKLSNSAPINNTKSEDGSLEGKDESTEKRSSNIPDASSISAFMAQVSDLVKLVDSRDIVELQMKQLDLELVIRKKEALEKPAPLAPFAPPPAHYPYAMLPPQQAAAPATAPAPASPPAAAAPALPAPAKASTSSHPPLKCPMAGTFYRCPAPGEPPFVKVGDKVQKGQVICIIEAMKLMNEIEADQSGTVTEILAEDAKPVSVDTPLFVIVP, from the exons ATGGCTTCCTTCACAGTCCCGTGCCCCAAAGCATGCTCTACCCCCATGGCTCGCCTTGGTTCTACTGCCCAAACTTCGCAGCCGCAGCAGCACCTGCTTTCCTTTCACAACTATCTCAATCGCTGTCCCATTCCCTCTCTGCAGATTTCTGGGCTTCAG AGCCCCATCAGGAAGCAATCTGCTGCCTGGAAGGTGCAGGCACAGCTTAGTGAG GTAACTGAGAAATTGTCGAATTCTGCACCCATAAATAACACCAAGTCTGAAGATGGATCACTGGAAGGGAAAGATGAGTCTACTGAAAAGCGTTCCAGCAATATTCCAGATGCATCATCAATATCAGCATTCATGGCTCAAGTATCAGACCTGGTTAA GTTAGTGGATTCAAGAGATATTGTGGAGCTCCAAATGAAGCAACTAGATTTAGAGCTCGtgataagaaagaaagaagccTTGGAGAAGCCAGCACCACTAGCTCCTTTTGCTCCACCACCAGCACATTATCCTTATGCCATGCTACCACCTCAACAAGCAGCAGCCCCAGCAACTGCTCCTGCTCCAGCAAGCCctccagcagcagcagcacctGCATTACCCGCCCCTGCAAAGGCTAGCACATCTTCTCACCCTCCACTGAAATGCCCCATGGCTGGAACCTTTTACCGTTGTCCTGCACCTGGTGAACCACCTTTTGTTAAG GTAGGGGATAAAGTTCAGAAAGGTCAAGTCATTTGCATCATTGAAGCCATGAAGTTGATGAATGAAATTGAG gCTGATCAATCTGGGACAGTAACTGAGATACTGGCCGAAGATGCAAAGCCAGTGAGTGTAGACACG CCTCTTTTTGTCATAGTACCATGA